Genomic DNA from Sulfolobales archaeon:
TAGGAGTCTGATAAATAGACTATCGAAAGACCTTGAGAGATAATTCTATCTTATACTTTTAACGAAGGCTACATACTTCTGGGAATGATCTTTGAGGAGATCTCTACGATGCGAGGTTTATATCAGGATTGAATCTTGTGAATAAGATATAATAGGGTTAATAGATTAGCAGATCAATTTCATTATCTCTTCACAGGTTTAAAATAAGAACAGTATACCTATATACTTATTTAAATAAAGAAAAATACTTTTTTAATGAGGGAAATCTATATAAATCCTCGCAAGTGCTATATATATTGGAGGGTGAGTATTATGTTAGGTTTTAATCCTCTCACAGAGTTTAAAATAGTGCTTATGCTTCTAGTGGTGATGCCGGCAGGATTATATTTCTCTAATTATAGCATGATTGGATCTAGCTAGAGGTGGTGGTATTGAGCTCGGCAAGTTTAACAACAGGGTTAATCCCGATCCTAGTTATTGGAATCTTTTTCACCGGTATCTATATTCTATCCTATAGATCTTCTCTTCTCAGAGCCGGGAAGAGTAGGGAGAGAGCTCAGCCTTATACATCAGGAGTCTTGTTCAACACCAATCAATTCACGCATGTGAGCGATATGATTGTGTTCTTATCCATGCTTCTCGCAATCGAATCTCTTATCATAGTTATATTCCTCGCAGGTGCTTCTCTCTGGCTTATGGCACTCTTCTCTGCATCTCTTCTCGTTGTAGTTCTCGGATATCTCATCTGGATTGAAGGAGGGTTCTGAAGATGGCGAGAGATAATCTTCGTATGATTAGGAAAAGTCCTTGGGTCTTCCACTTTAACTCGGGAGGCTGTAATGGCTGTGATATCGAGGTTGTAGCTGCTTTCACTCCTAAGTATGATGTGGAAAGACTTGGCATGACTCTAACTTCATCTCCTAAGCATGCTGACATCCTGGTTGTGACAGGTCCTGTCACTAGACAGGTAGCGGGGTCTCTAAAGATGATCTATGATCAGATGCCTGAGCCTAAGATTGTTATAGCTATTGGAACATGTGCTTGCAGTGGAGGGATCTTTCGAGGAGGATATAATGTTATAGGAGGTGTTGATAAGATTATCAAGAACGTCATATGCGTACCAGGCTGTCCTCCAAATCCTAGAGCTATCTATTCCGTGATCAAGAAATTATACGATAACAAGATCGGAGGCGATGAAGGTAATGGGAGCAGTAGATCTTAGAAGAGATAAGGATTCCTCTGTAGTCCTAGTATCTCCAGACTCCTTCCCCGAAGCTATTAAAGCTACTATACCAAGCTACCCACATCTGATAACTATAACAGCTGTTCACATTGACGGCGGTATTGAGTTGATATACTCTTTCGATAACCTGAGAGGAGAGATGAGAAATATAATAGTAAGACTTCCAGAGAAGGAAGCTTCTATCCAGAGCATAAGCTCCTATCTCAAGGGATCCTATATATACGAGATGGAGGTAAGAGACTTATTCGGAGTAAACTTCCTAGGACATCCAATACCTAGCGCCAGACTTCTCCTACCAGACAGCTACCCAACCAACGCACCACCACCACTCCTAAAAACAGTATCACTCGAACAACTCTCAAGAATACTAGATGAAGCACAAAGACAGGAACCCCCTACAATGCTCACACCTGTAACAGGATCCTCTAGATATAGTGTTGAAAGTCTAGTAATACTCCCATTCGGCCCCTACCACCCCGCTCTCAAAGAACCCGAGCACTTCGCTATAGCATTGGAAGGAGAGAGAATAGTAGAAGCCATGCCTAGAATAGGCTATGTTCATAGAGGTATAGAGAAGCTTGCTGAAAACAGAACATATCTACAAGTACTCTTCCTAGTCGAGAGAGTATGCGGTATATGTAGCTTCCATCATTCATGGACTTATACAATGGCTGTAGAAAAGCTACTAGGCATAACACCTAGCAAGAGAGCAGAGTATCTGAGAACACTAGTCGCAGAACTCGAGAGAATACACAGCCATACTCTCTGGATAGGACTTCTAGGCTACTGGAGCGGTTTCGACACAATGTTCATGTGGCTTTGGTCTGCTAGAGAGAGGATTATGAAGCTTCTAGAGATGATAGCCGGGAACAGAGTTAACAAGTCATTTATAACAATAGGAGGTGTGAGACGCGATGTATCAGATGAGAAGCTGAAGATAATATTGAGAGAGATAGC
This window encodes:
- a CDS encoding NADH-quinone oxidoreductase subunit B family protein — protein: MARDNLRMIRKSPWVFHFNSGGCNGCDIEVVAAFTPKYDVERLGMTLTSSPKHADILVVTGPVTRQVAGSLKMIYDQMPEPKIVIAIGTCACSGGIFRGGYNVIGGVDKIIKNVICVPGCPPNPRAIYSVIKKLYDNKIGGDEGNGSSRS
- a CDS encoding NADH-quinone oxidoreductase subunit C, whose protein sequence is MKVMGAVDLRRDKDSSVVLVSPDSFPEAIKATIPSYPHLITITAVHIDGGIELIYSFDNLRGEMRNIIVRLPEKEASIQSISSYLKGSYIYEMEVRDLFGVNFLGHPIPSARLLLPDSYPTNAPPPLLKTVSLEQLSRILDEAQRQEPPTMLTPVTGSSRYSVESLVILPFGPYHPALKEPEHFAIALEGERIVEAMPRIGYVHRGIEKLAENRTYLQVLFLVERVCGICSFHHSWTYTMAVEKLLGITPSKRAEYLRTLVAELERIHSHTLWIGLLGYWSGFDTMFMWLWSARERIMKLLEMIAGNRVNKSFITIGGVRRDVSDEKLKIILREIAEFEREFRKITDEVMSYDPLIERVRGIGSYNAETAILSGAVGPVLRAAGIPYDIRKIEPYGAYPEISFNVITGSRGDVLSIADVRVRETFESIEIIRQVIEKIPSGNPVPPTFFTGGGRDGEAIARTEPPRGELYYYIRGRTGMKTPYRVKIRTPTLPNLVLASEALKGYTLSDIPLILTMIDPCFSCEDRAIVYVGRRDPFIVKLHRTPPREISGGCTL